A window from Rhineura floridana isolate rRhiFlo1 chromosome 17, rRhiFlo1.hap2, whole genome shotgun sequence encodes these proteins:
- the LOC133371713 gene encoding noggin-2-like, whose product MKAPQALLLCSSLAVLFQPGSCQPYLRLRPSPSDNLPVKDIIEHPDPEYDPKEQDLDDRTLRKKLGSNFDPNFMSVVALAQVNLSSSDPLHRFKVLGPLPSELKKLDLGETPYGTRLKMGKKARRKFLQWLWAYTYCPVLYTWKDLGLRFWPRYIKEGNCFAERSCSFPEGMYCKPVKSVTKTFLRWYCQGWSRQKYCTWIPVQYPVISECKCSC is encoded by the coding sequence ATGAAGGCCCCCCAAGCTCTCTTGCTCTGCTCTTCCTTGGCAGTGCTGTTCCAGCCGGGCTCTTGTCAGCCCTACCTCCGGCTCAGGCCCTCCCCTAGTGACAATCTGCCTGTCAAGGACATCATTGAGCATCCAGACCCAGAGTATGACCCCAAGGAGCAAGACCTGGATGACCGGACGTTGAGGAAGAAGCTGGGGAGCAACTTTGACCCCAACTTCATGTCTGTGGTTGCTCTGGCCCAGGTCAACCTCTCCAGTTCTGATCCGCTGCACAGGTTCAAGGTGCTAGGGCCGTTGCCCAGCGAGCTGAAAAAGTTGGACTTGGGCGAGACGCCCTATGGGACCAGGCTTAAAATGGGCAAGAAAGCCCGCAGGAAGTTTCTGCAATGGCTTTGGGCGTATACTTATTGCCCGGTGCTGTACACCTGGAAGGATTTGGGACTGAGGTTCTGGCCTCGTTACATCAAGGAAGGGAACTGTTTTGCGGAAAGGTCTTGCTCCTTCCCAGAGGGCATGTACTGTAAGCCGGTCAAATCGGTCACCAAGACCTTCTTGAGGTGGTACTGCCAAGGGTGGTCAAGACAAAAATATTGCACCTGGATCCCTGTCCAGTACCCTGTTATTTCAGAGTGCAAATGCTCCTGCTAG